The Engystomops pustulosus chromosome 9, aEngPut4.maternal, whole genome shotgun sequence genome includes a window with the following:
- the LOC140076441 gene encoding olfactory receptor 6C4-like, with product MKLANKTIVTEFLLLGFSLSEETEFCLYVFISFIYVITITANMFIVIIIKSDRHLHKPMYFFIGGLSFLEIWYTSVTIPRLLWSLKTREKFISPGGCMAQFYFHFSLGATEIFLLTAMAYDRYVAICHPLRYLMIMSPKVCAVLITGSWLGGFSATLVPCLQISSLSFCDGNQIDHYYCDLGPLLSLSCSEKLSIEKLFFCLTLFIILGCFLLVILSYTCIIRTTMTIPTAHGKRKTFSTFASHLVVVLLFYGPIIFMFVRPRTGGLMHVNKKVSLIPSVVTPLLNPIIYTLRNQEVIRAMKKTAIKMNIFYRTGKCVYNQVTAKKNTQI from the coding sequence ATGAAGCTAGCAAATAAGACAATTGTAACTGAATTTCTACTTTTGGGGTTTTCTCTATCGGAGGAAACAGAATTCTGCCTTTACGTTTTTATATCTTTTATTTATGTGATTACCATAACAGCCAATATGTTCATTGTTATCATTATAAAAAGTGACCGACATCTTCataaacccatgtatttttttattgggGGACTCTCATTTCTAGAGATCTGGTATACCTCGGTCACTATTCCCAGATTGCTCTGGTCTCTTAAAACCAGAGAGAAGTTTATTTCTCCAGGTGGCTGCATGGCGCAGTTTTACTTCCACTTTTCACTTGGAGCAACAGAAATCTTCCTCCTGACTGCGATGGCCTATGACCGATACGTGGCCATCTGTCATCCTCTACGCTACTTGATGATTATGAGTCCCAAGGTTTGCGCTGTACTTATAACCGGATCCTGGCTTGGTGGCTTTTCTGCCACTCTTGTCCCATGTCTTCAGATCTCAAGTCTTTCATTTTGTGATGGAAATCAGATTGACCATTACTATTGTGACCTCGGTCCTTTACTCAGTCTCTCTTGTTCGGAGAAATTGAGTATTGAAAAACTATTTTTCTGTCTTACCTTATTTATAATTTTAGGCTGTTTTCTGTTAGTTATTTTGTCTTACACGTGTATAATCCGAACAACAATGACAATCCCAACAGCTCATGGAAAACGGAAAACATTTTCAACCTTTGCGTCACATCTTGTTGTTGTATTACTATTTTACGgccccattatctttatgttTGTCCGACCCAGGACTGGGGGCCTCATGCACGTGAATAAAAAGGTTTCTCTCATCCCATCTGTGGTGACTCCCCTTCTGAACCCCATCATCTATACTCTGCGGAATCAGGAAGTGATAAGGGCCATGAAGAAAACTGctataaaaatgaacattttctaTAGAACTGGCAAATGTGTTTATAACCAAGTAACTGCAAAGAAAAATACTCAAATATAA